From a single Pempheris klunzingeri isolate RE-2024b chromosome 2, fPemKlu1.hap1, whole genome shotgun sequence genomic region:
- the txnrd3 gene encoding thioredoxin reductase 3 isoform X1 has translation MPPIENDTGKNELKSRIQLLIDSNQVLVFSKSYCPFCVKVKDLFKELKVDCNVVELDLIEDGTNYQEMLLEMTGQKTVPNVFINKTHLGGCDKTMQAHKDGSLQQLLSGENEAYDYDLIVIGGGSGGLACSKEAAILGKKTMVLDYVVPTPKGTTWGLGGTCVNVGCIPKKLMHQTAMLGTAMQDARKFGWEFDETGEGSEHRPRRSRRGDIAPACRVKHNWETMKTAVNNYIGSLNWGYRVALRDKSVNYVNAYAEFIEPHKVKATNKRGKETFYTAAKFVLATGERPRYLGIPGDKEYCITSDDLFSLPYCPGKTLVIGASYVALECGGFLAGLGLDVTVMVRSILLRGFDQEMANRAGEHMEEHGVKFLRKYVPLKVEELEAGTPGKLKVTAKSTESDEIIEGEYNTVLIAVGRDACTDKIGLDKTGVKVNPKNGKIPVNDEEQTNVPHIYAIGDILEGKWELTPVAIQAGKLLARRLFGGSKVKCDYINVPTTVFTPLEYGACGLSEERATELYGQDNIEVFHSLFWPLEFTVPGRDNNRCYAKIICNKLDNERVIGFHYLGPNAGEVTQGFGAAIKCGATKEQLDGTIGIHPTCAEIFTTLEVTKSSGGDITQAGC, from the exons ATGCCCCCCATCGAAAACGACACCGGGAAGAATGAGCTGAAATCTCGCATACAGCTGCTCATCGACTCCAACCAAGTGCTTGTGTTCAGCAAAAGCTACTGTCCGTTCTGCGTCAAG gtgaaaGACTTGTTCAAAGAGCTGAAAGTGGACTGTAATGTGGTGGAGTTGGATCTCATCG AGGATGGAACCAACTACCAGGAGATGCTGCTGGAGATGACGGGACAGAAAACCGTTCCTAACGTCTTCATCAACAAGACGCATCTCGGCGGATGTGACAAGACCATGCAG GCTCATAAGGACggcagcctgcagcagctcctgagcgGAGAAAACGAAGCTTACGACTACGACCTGATTGTCATCGGAGGAGGGTCTGGAGGCCTGGCCTGCTCAAAG GAGGCTGCTATATTGGGGAAGAAGACCATGGTACTGGACTATGTTGTGCCGACGCCAAAGGGAACCACCTGGG GTCTCGGCGGGACCTGTGTGAACGTGGGCTGTATCCCCAAGAAGCTGATGCACCAGACAGCCATGTTGGGCACGGCCATGCAGGACGCTCGCAAGTTCGGCTGGGAGTTTGACGAGACAGGTGAGGGCTCAGAGCACCGGCCCCGGAGGTCGCGGAGGGGGGACATCGCACCGGCTTGCCGTG tcaaacacaactGGGAGACGATGAAGACGGCGGTGAACAACTACATCGGCTCGTTGAACTGGGGCTACAGGGTGGCACTGAGAGACAAGAGCGTCAACTACGTCAACGCCTACGCAGAGTTCATCGAGCCTCACAAAGTCAAG GCAACAAACAAACGCGGGAAGGAGACATTTTACACAGCGGCTAAGTTTGTCTTAGCTACAGGCGAGAGGCCGCGCTACCTGGGCATCCCCGGGGACAAGGAGTACTGCATCACCAG TGATGACCTCTTCTCATTGCCTTACTGCCCGGGAAAGACCCTGGTGATCGGGGCGTCGTACGTGGCTCTGGAGTGTGGTGGTTTCCTGGCCGGCCTGGGTCTCGACGTCACCGTCATGGTCCGGTCCATCCTGCTGAGGGGCTTCGATCAGGAAATGGCAAACCGTGCTGGAGAGCACATGGAGGAGCACGGTGTCAAGTTCCTCCGCAAGTATGTCCCCCTGAAG gtagAGGAGCTGGAAGCAGGCACTCCTGGCAAGCTGAAGGTGACCGCCAAGTCCACAGAGAGCGACGAGATCATCGAGGGAGAGTACAACACT GTGTTGATAGCAGTGGGCCGAGACGCGTGCACAGACAAGATTGGCCTGGACAAGACGGGGGTCAAAGTCAACCCCAA GAATGGAAAAATCCCAGTGAACGATGAAGAGCAGACCAACGTTCCTCACATCTACGCCATCGGAGACATTCTGGAGGGCAAGTGGGAGCTGACGCCTGTAGCCATCCAGGCTGGCAAGCTGCTGGCTCGACGCCTCTTTGGAGGCTCAAAAGTCAAG tgtgaCTACATCAACGTTCCCACCACTGTGTTCACCCCGCTGGAGTACGGCGCCTGTGgtctgtcagaggagagagcCACCGAGCTGTATGGACAGGACAACATcgag gtgttcCACAGTCTGTTCTGGCCTCTGGAGTTCACTGTGCCCGGCAGAGACAACAACAGATGCTACGCCAAGATCATCTGCAACAAGCTGGACAAT GAACGAGTCATCGGCTTCCACTATCTGGGCCCAAATGCTGGCGAGGTGACGCAGGGCTTTGGCGCAGCCATAAAATGTGGCGCCACCAAGGAGCAGCTGGACGGCACCATCGGCATCCACCCCACCTGCGCTGAG ATCTTTACCACTCTGGAGGTGACCAAGAGCTCCGGCGGAGACATCACCCAGGCTGGCTGCTGA
- the txnrd3 gene encoding thioredoxin reductase 3 isoform X2, with protein MPPIENDTGKNELKSRIQLLIDSNQVLVFSKSYCPFCVKVKDLFKELKVDCNVVELDLIEDGTNYQEMLLEMTGQKTVPNVFINKTHLGGCDKTMQAHKDGSLQQLLSGENEAYDYDLIVIGGGSGGLACSKEAAILGKKTMVLDYVVPTPKGTTWGLGGTCVNVGCIPKKLMHQTAMLGTAMQDARKFGWEFDETVKHNWETMKTAVNNYIGSLNWGYRVALRDKSVNYVNAYAEFIEPHKVKATNKRGKETFYTAAKFVLATGERPRYLGIPGDKEYCITSDDLFSLPYCPGKTLVIGASYVALECGGFLAGLGLDVTVMVRSILLRGFDQEMANRAGEHMEEHGVKFLRKYVPLKVEELEAGTPGKLKVTAKSTESDEIIEGEYNTVLIAVGRDACTDKIGLDKTGVKVNPKNGKIPVNDEEQTNVPHIYAIGDILEGKWELTPVAIQAGKLLARRLFGGSKVKCDYINVPTTVFTPLEYGACGLSEERATELYGQDNIEVFHSLFWPLEFTVPGRDNNRCYAKIICNKLDNERVIGFHYLGPNAGEVTQGFGAAIKCGATKEQLDGTIGIHPTCAEIFTTLEVTKSSGGDITQAGC; from the exons ATGCCCCCCATCGAAAACGACACCGGGAAGAATGAGCTGAAATCTCGCATACAGCTGCTCATCGACTCCAACCAAGTGCTTGTGTTCAGCAAAAGCTACTGTCCGTTCTGCGTCAAG gtgaaaGACTTGTTCAAAGAGCTGAAAGTGGACTGTAATGTGGTGGAGTTGGATCTCATCG AGGATGGAACCAACTACCAGGAGATGCTGCTGGAGATGACGGGACAGAAAACCGTTCCTAACGTCTTCATCAACAAGACGCATCTCGGCGGATGTGACAAGACCATGCAG GCTCATAAGGACggcagcctgcagcagctcctgagcgGAGAAAACGAAGCTTACGACTACGACCTGATTGTCATCGGAGGAGGGTCTGGAGGCCTGGCCTGCTCAAAG GAGGCTGCTATATTGGGGAAGAAGACCATGGTACTGGACTATGTTGTGCCGACGCCAAAGGGAACCACCTGGG GTCTCGGCGGGACCTGTGTGAACGTGGGCTGTATCCCCAAGAAGCTGATGCACCAGACAGCCATGTTGGGCACGGCCATGCAGGACGCTCGCAAGTTCGGCTGGGAGTTTGACGAGACAG tcaaacacaactGGGAGACGATGAAGACGGCGGTGAACAACTACATCGGCTCGTTGAACTGGGGCTACAGGGTGGCACTGAGAGACAAGAGCGTCAACTACGTCAACGCCTACGCAGAGTTCATCGAGCCTCACAAAGTCAAG GCAACAAACAAACGCGGGAAGGAGACATTTTACACAGCGGCTAAGTTTGTCTTAGCTACAGGCGAGAGGCCGCGCTACCTGGGCATCCCCGGGGACAAGGAGTACTGCATCACCAG TGATGACCTCTTCTCATTGCCTTACTGCCCGGGAAAGACCCTGGTGATCGGGGCGTCGTACGTGGCTCTGGAGTGTGGTGGTTTCCTGGCCGGCCTGGGTCTCGACGTCACCGTCATGGTCCGGTCCATCCTGCTGAGGGGCTTCGATCAGGAAATGGCAAACCGTGCTGGAGAGCACATGGAGGAGCACGGTGTCAAGTTCCTCCGCAAGTATGTCCCCCTGAAG gtagAGGAGCTGGAAGCAGGCACTCCTGGCAAGCTGAAGGTGACCGCCAAGTCCACAGAGAGCGACGAGATCATCGAGGGAGAGTACAACACT GTGTTGATAGCAGTGGGCCGAGACGCGTGCACAGACAAGATTGGCCTGGACAAGACGGGGGTCAAAGTCAACCCCAA GAATGGAAAAATCCCAGTGAACGATGAAGAGCAGACCAACGTTCCTCACATCTACGCCATCGGAGACATTCTGGAGGGCAAGTGGGAGCTGACGCCTGTAGCCATCCAGGCTGGCAAGCTGCTGGCTCGACGCCTCTTTGGAGGCTCAAAAGTCAAG tgtgaCTACATCAACGTTCCCACCACTGTGTTCACCCCGCTGGAGTACGGCGCCTGTGgtctgtcagaggagagagcCACCGAGCTGTATGGACAGGACAACATcgag gtgttcCACAGTCTGTTCTGGCCTCTGGAGTTCACTGTGCCCGGCAGAGACAACAACAGATGCTACGCCAAGATCATCTGCAACAAGCTGGACAAT GAACGAGTCATCGGCTTCCACTATCTGGGCCCAAATGCTGGCGAGGTGACGCAGGGCTTTGGCGCAGCCATAAAATGTGGCGCCACCAAGGAGCAGCTGGACGGCACCATCGGCATCCACCCCACCTGCGCTGAG ATCTTTACCACTCTGGAGGTGACCAAGAGCTCCGGCGGAGACATCACCCAGGCTGGCTGCTGA